The Natribaculum luteum genome contains the following window.
CGACGCCCTCGAGTGAGGCCGAAAACCGAAGTATTAAAGGCCGAATCGTCGGGAGTATCAGGCAAGAATGATCGAGGTACCTCTCCAGACGATCGACAACGTGTTACTCAATTTCCACATGGGGCACGTCCTCGTCGCGGTGTTCGTGCTGGCGGTCCTGAGCGCGCTGCCGTTGCGCTCGCGACGGGTACTCGGACTCAACATCGTGCTCGCCGGCGCGCTCTTCATGCTGGTTCCGATCAGTATGACGGGCGACTCGGGCGTCTACCGTCTGGCCGGCGTCGGCCTGCTCATCATCGGGCCGATGATCTACATGGCCGGCGAGTAGGCCGCGTTTCTCCTCTCCGCTTTTCTTCTCTCTGTGCCGTCGACTGTCGGTTGCGAGTTCACTCCTCGCGAATCAGCGCCACGCTCGCCAGTTTGTCACCGGCCGTCACCGTCGCCTCTTTCGTGAGCGCGTAGAGAATCCCGGTTCGGTCCGTCGCCGCGTCGTGTACCGTCTCGTACGTCGTCGGGTGATAGACGGTCCCGACGCTCGTCCCCGCCGGAACGAACTGACCGAGCTCGAGTGTCGGCTTCGGGCGGAACAGCCCCGACGCGCTCGCTGTGACCTGTCCGAGGTGGTTTCGCGCGACGGTCTGATCTCGATCGGGAACCGGCCCCTCGAGCATCCCGAGGTGGCGGAGGACGTCGAACAGGCCCTCGACTCCGCATTCGACGGCGTCCTCGAGAATCTGTTTGTTGTGAGCGAGTTCGGGCGTGATCGACGGAATTCCCTCGCGAGCGGCCGCGACGCGGAGTTTGCCGTCGAACCCGCGGCGGTGCCACTCGGTCGACGCCTCGTCGTGGGCCTGCTCGGACAGCAACAGGTCGGTGCCGAAAGCCGCCGCCAGCGCCCGCGAGTCGGCGTCGCCCTCGAGGTAGACCACGTGCGGGAGCATGTCGGGACTGCCCGTGTGGAGGTCGACGACGGCGTCGGCGCGTTCGACGTACTCCCAGAGGCGGGCGGCAATCCGCTGGTGGAGACTGCCCGACGGGTCGCCAGGCCAGACGCGGTTCATGTTCGGATTGACGCTGTCGAGCACTTCGGGGGTCGTGTAGGAGACGCGATCGAACGTGAGCGGGTCGGCGACGGGGACGGCGATCACCGTCCCCGACAGCGAACCGAGCGAGAGCTGGTCGTGGAACCGACGCAGTACCTCGGTGCCGTTGACCTCGCGACCGTGCTGGGCCGCCTGGACGTAGAGCGTCGGCCCGTCGCCGCCACCTTCGTAGATGTGCACCGTCGTCGTGAGGTCGGCACCCGAGGGCAGCGTGGCGAGTGTCACTTCGGCTGCCGTGTGCGACCCGGCGTTCATGGTCGACGATACGACCGCGAGAACTATGTACGTCGGGGACTGGACGCCGGCGAGCGAGACCACCATCGTTTTCACCCGTCCCGTCGTCGCTCGAGGTATGAGCAATCCAACGGCGACCCTGCACACGAGCAAGGGCGACATCGAGATCGAACTCTACGAAGAACGCGCACCGCGGACGGTCGGGAACTTCGTCGGCCTCGCGACGGGCGACCGGGAGTGGACTGACCCCGAGACGGGTGACCGCGTCACCGACGAACCGCTGTACGACGACGTGCTCTTCCACCGGATCATCGACGGCTTCATGATCCAGACCGGCGACCCGACCGGCACCGGCCGCGGCGGACCCGGCTACCAGTTCGACGACGAGTTCCACGACGAACTCCGCCACGACGATGCCGGCATCCTCTCGATGGCGAACTCGGGGCCGAACACCAACGGCTCGCAGTTTTTCATCACTCTCGACGCCCAGCCACACCTCGACGGCCGCCACGCCGTCTTCGGGGAAGTCATCGACGGGATGGACGTCGTCGAAGAGATCGGTTCCGTCGAGACCGGCGCGAACGACCGGCCGAAGGAGGACATCCTGCTCGAGTCGGTCACCGTCCACCGCGACTGACGGACAGCAGACGGGCGAACGAGCCACCGAACCGCCTTCTTCGACGGATCGACGAGGGCCAGCGGCGTCGCCGAACCGACACGAGCGCTGTGACTCGAGTCGCCGACGGACACCGAAACGCACATCCCCCCCAACCGTCAACGGACGATTGCATTCGTTCGCGAGGGTAGCCAAGCAGGCCAACGGCGGTGGGCTTAAGACCCGCTCCCGCAGGGGTCCCTGGGTTCAAATCCCAGCCCTCGCATACCGACTCGATCGACAGTGAGAGTCGTGTCTGCGAGACGCTGGGTTTGAATCAGACCGAGGTTCTGCGAACGAAGTGGCAGGTTCTCGGGCGTGGTTCAAATCCCAGCCCTCGCACTGTGTCACTCGCATCCGCGAGTGACGAGTGCGGAATGCGGGATCTGACGGAGACGAGTCACAGTGTCGACCGCCGTGAGAGGGCCCGACGACCGTCGACACGACGCGTTTTAAGTAGTCGCGCGTTCCCACTCCGGTATGGCCTCCGGTCTACTGCCCGCGGAGACGGCCGACCAGCTCGTTACGACCTGTCGAACGGCCGTCGGCGACAGCTGCCGATCCGTCACCTACTTCACTCGAGACGACTTCGAACAGCTCTACCTGCGCGAGGACCTGGAACGCGACGCCGACCTCGCGACGTTCATCGGTCACGAGTGGCGCGGGTTCAAGACCACCCAGACCGCCTACGAGGGCTCCGAACTTGGTGCGTACCGGTACACGATTCGCGTCTTCGACAACGGCTTTCTCATCCGCGTCACGTCCGACCGCGAGGGCGTCTTCGTGACGACCGACGGGCTCACGCTGAAGGACTTCGAAGAACTCGCGACCGCGATCAACTCGGTGCTCGAAGAGCGGGACCTCACCTGAGCGGCCAGGTGTCGATACTCGTCAGTCGTCGGCGGCGTCGCGTCGGGCAGCCCGTTCGACGGCGTCTTCGGACGGGCCGACCGGGAGACCGATGCCCTCCTCTGTCGTTCCGAGTACTCGTGCGAACCGTCGTCGTTCGGCGACCTTCCTGTCGATGGTCATGCCATCGAGCAACGGCCGAGGCCGTCGTAGTTATCCATCCCGTTCAGCCACCCAACGGTGGATTGTCGAGTGAAACTCGGTGAAACGATCGATACGAACGGCGACGGAGACCCTCGGACTGTCTCGCGAACGTAACGCCCTTCTCTCGCAGTCGCCTCTAGTCGAGTGATGACCGACGATTGTCCTGCACCTGTCGAGCGCGCACTCGAGGCCCACGACGCGTTCGAGGCGACCGACGAGGGGTACGAACTCACGACGACCGTCTTCGAGACGGCTGTCACCGCGACCGATGCCGAGGGCAAGCGTGACGGCGAGTTCCACGTCACGATCAGCCTGCCGGCGCTCGACGCCGCCGTCGCCGGCGAGACGGTCGCCGACGTGGTCGAAGACGGCTGGTTCGAGACACTCGAGCGCCGCCTCGAGGACACGTTCACCGTCGCCACCACGAGCACCCACGAGGAGCCACGCGTCGAGCGCGAGGGCGACGAGGTTCGGGTGCTCCTCGAGTACGTCGCCTGGAACGCTCGCGAGGGCGTCGAAGACGCGAAGACGCTGATCGAGTACGTCGAAGGGACCTACGCCCAGGGGATCATCCCCGGCTACGAGTACCAGGGCGAGGCGGCGACGCTGCTCGAGAACGCCCAGACGCGGGGACAGGAGGCGGCAGACGGCGAGCGCGGCGGGATGCCGCTGTAACCGAGGGGAAAGCCGCCGGTCAGTTCCGTTCTCGCCAGGCGGCGACACACCGGCGGTAGCGACGCTATCGTCGCCACGCCAAAGAAGTAGCCCGGCTCAGTCCATCGCGATGTACGTCTGCGTGTCTTCGACGCCCTCGATACCCTGGATCTGGGTCGCTGCGACGTCTTTGACCGCGGCCGGCGTCTCGACGTGCGCTTTCGCGATGATGTCGACGTCGCCGGCGACGATGTGTGCCGACTCGACGCCCTCGATGGCCTCGATGCTGTCTCGGAGTCGATCCGCCTCGCCCGTATTCGCTTTGATCATGACGAACGCTGTAACCATCAGTTGACACCTCCAGAACCGGCGTTTGCAGCCGCGACAGCCGGTGACTCGCCGACCAGAATCTGCCGGACGTCGCTCAGGACGTCGAAGTCGGCGAGGACGACGAGTCGATCGCCCGTCTCGAGTGACTCGTCGGCCGTCGGAATCTCGAGAACGCCATCTCGCTTGCCGAACGCGAGCAGCGTCGCGTTCGCGGGGAGCTCGAGTTCGCTGATCGTGTAGCCCCGGACGGGCGCGTCGTCGGTGATCGTCAACTCGACGATCTGTAAGCTCTGGGCGATGTCGGCGATCGCGCGAATCGTCCCGCCCAGGAGGGCGTTTTTCGCGCCCATCGCGCCGAGCCGTTCGGGATAGATCACCTCGTCGACCTCGTCGGCGTACTTGCGGTAGATGTTCTCGCGGTAGTCCTCGTCGATGCGCATGACCGTCCGACAGCCGTAGTGGTTGGCGATCATACACGCCGCGAAGTTGGCGTTCAGGTCGCCGGTCAGCGCACCGAGGGCGTCCGCCTCGTCGGCGCCGGCGTCCTCGAGGACGTCCTCCCGGGAGCCGTCGCCGACGACGACCTGAAAGTCCTGATTGCGGGCTCGGCGGACGCGCGGCTCGTCGCGTTCGACCAGCGTCACCTCGTGGCCCTCGTCGCGCAACACGCGCGCGGTCCGCAGACCGACCCGCCCTGCACCAATGATGACAAACCGCATGGGACGGGGTACGCTGGCCCCCGTGAATAAGTTTACCCCCACCAGTCGGGCAAAGACTTTAGTCGTGTGATAGAGTACCACACCGCGACAGATGGTTCACGCGTTTATTATGGTGAAGACTGCCGCCGGAAAATCGGAAGGACTCCTATCCGAGATTCGTTCTCTCGAGCCGGTCGGGAACGCCCACATCGTCGCCGGGAACTACGACATCATCACGGAGGTCGACACCGGAGAGGTCTACGACGTACTCGACGTCGCCTCCTCGAAGATACAGGGACTCGACGGCGTCAGCGACACGAAGACGTACATCGCGATGGACTAATCGGTCAGGGCGGGGGCGTGCGGGCGACTCGCCACCACCGGATTCATACTGATGGCTGTGACTGGTCGCCGACGCAACCGCACGACGGTTCACGGTTGCGGCGGTACAGACTCACAGCTATCGTTATCAGTACTCGAGTTCGCCGTGGTCGCGTTCGGTGGCGAACTCCTCGAGCCACGCTTGCTGTTCGGCGAGGCGCGGCGGCCGACGCTCGTAGACGGGTTCGAAGACGTCCTCGAGGTCGGGATGGGGCGTCTCTTCGGCGATCTCGACGGCCCGATCGACCTCGGCAGCGGCGTCCTCGTGGATCGTCTCGATCAGGTCGTCGTCGAGGACCTCCTGCTCGCGGAGGTACCGCTCGTAGCGCTCGAGTGGATCGGCGGTGCGCCACTCGGGGAGGTCGTCGCGCTCGAAGCGGTATCGCGATGGGTCGTCGCTCGTCGTGTGTGCACCCTGGCGATAGGTGAGACTCTCGACGAGGACGGGCGTCCCCTCACGCGCTCGCTCGAGGGCGTCTGCGGCCGTCTCACGAACTGCGAGGGGGTCGTTGCCGTCGACTCGCACGCCCTCGAACCCGTAGGCGTCGGCTTTCACGGCGATGGTGTCACTCGCGGTCTGTCGCTCGCTGGGCATCGAGATCGCCCAGCCGTTGTTCTCACAGAAGAAGACGACGGGTGCGTCGAAGACACCGGCGAAGTTGAGCCCTTCGTGGAAGTCTCCCTCCGAGGTCGCACCGTCGCCGAAGTAACAGACGACGGCGTGGTCGGCGTCGGCGTGGGTGGCGGCCATCCCCGCCCCCGCTGCGTGGGGGATCTGGGTCGCGATCGGGACGGACTGCGGGAAGACGTTCAGGTCGTGATCCGACGCGTACTCGGGGTGGCCACGGCGAAAGCGGAAGATGTCGCTCATCGGAACGCCGTAGGCGATCTGCATCGCGTTCGATCGGTAGGTCGGAAAGAGCCAGTCGTCCGCCGACAGCGCGTGGGCGGCACCCACCTGCGAGCCCTCCTGGCCACGGAACGGCGGGTAGCCGCTCATCCACCCGCGCCGTTGCAGCGCCAGCGCTCGCTCGTCGAACTGGCGCGTCCTGACGACGTCTCGATAGAGTGCGATCGCCTCCTCGGCCGAGAACGGAACCGACTCGAGGTCACGCTCTCCGATGACACGATCCATGTGATATGGTCGCAGGCAACGCTGAAAGTGATTCCGATACCGAAAAGAGTGCTCGGACGTTAGCGTCGGTATGGTGTCGTTCGTTTCGGTGGTCGGCCTGCTCCTGATCATCGGCCTGCACACGCTCATCGCCGCCGTCGCGACCCGTTTCCTCCGCATTCGGCTGGAGACGCAGTGGGGGACCATCCTGTACGTCCTGTTTCTGGTGCCTGTCGTTCTGTTCCTCTCGACGCTCGTGCTCAGCGGGCCGCTCGGACTCGGCATGGATCTCGGCTCCCAGCAGGCTGTCGTGATGCTCGTCATCGCACTCCCACTCACGCTGGGCTACACCATCGACGTCTTCTGGATGCCCCACCCGGACGAGATCGAACTTCCCGACACGATCGACGACTGAGACGGTCTGCTGTACCCGTTTTCCGAAACCCGCCAGACAGTTCGCGGTTGCGCCGGGAACGGCGGACCGCAGACGAGACGACCGACTACTCCTCGAGGACGCGCTCGAGGACCTCCTCGACTCGCTCGAGGACCTCCTCCGGTGGCTGGGTCGCGTCGATGCGGACGAACCGACCGGCGTCACGATCGAGCAGGCGCTCGTAGTTGTCCCGGACGGCAGCAAGGTACTCCGCTCGCTCGAACTTGTTCGTCACACCGGCGCGGGCGGCCGCAGTTTCGGGGTCGACGTCGAGATACAGCGTGAGGTCGGGGTCGACGGTGAACGCCCGGTGGATGCCGATGACGTACTCCATCGGCCGCGTCACCTCACCCTCGAGCGTCGCCCCCTGGTAGGCGTACCGCGAATCCGAGTAGCGATCCGAGATCACGAGGTCGCCCCGCTCGAGGGCGGGTTCGATCACGCGCGAGAGGTGGTCGGCGTGGTCGGCCGTGTAGAGAAAGAGTTCCGCGAGCGGATCGGCGTCGTCGTCCTCGATCGAGCGATAGACGGCGTCGCCGTACCAGGAGTTCGTCGGCTCCCGGGTGAACGTCGCGTCTGGGTAGACGTCATGCAACGCCTCCCAGACCGTCGTCTTGCCGCTGCCGTCCAGTCCCTCGAGCGTGATGAGCATGCCCGAACCTCGCGGCGAGAACTACTACAATCTGTCGAGAGGAGCCGCCCGATACCGTCGCTGGCCAGCGGGGACCTGCCCTCGTCTCTCGGGGCTACGACTCGAGGAGAATCTCGAGGGGCAACGAATATGTGAACGCATGGAGAATAGTACCGAAAGCCGTGTCCAGAGTTCACATTCCACAACTCGTCTCGACGATCGAGTCGTTTCTCGAGGCTCACCCGATCGTCTACCGGCTCCTCATGGTCGTGGTGCCGGTCGTGATGCTCTCTACGTACTGTACCGTCCGCGGCGGGATCGACCTCGACTGTGCGATCGAACTCGGCTCCGTGTTCGGCACAACCTGTGGCGTGGTCTCGGTGACCTGTGACGACTGGCTCCCTTACTGTGTAGCCGACTAGCTATTTACCACTCCAGAGACGTATCTCGAGTATGAACGTCCTCGTCGCTGGCGGAACCGGCTTCATCGGCACAAACCTCTGTGCAGAGCTACACGACCGCGGCCACGAGGTGACGGCGCTCTCGCGCGATCCCAGCGGCGTCGACCTCCCCGCAGGCGTCGAGACGGCGATGGGCGACGTCGGCGCGTACGACTCGATCGCCGGAACGGTCGCCGACCACGACGTCGTCGTCAATCTCGTGGCGCTCTCGCCGCTGTTCCAGCCGCCGAGTGGCCTCTCTCACGAGAGCGTCCACCTCCGGGGCACCGAAAACCTCGTCCGCGCCGCCGAGGAGGGCGACGTCGAGCGGTTCGTCCAGATGAGCGCCCTCGGCGCGGACCCGAACGGCGACACGGCGTACATCCGCGCCAAAGGTGTGGCCGAGCGAGTCCTCAGAGATTCCGACCTCGGGTGGGTGATCCTCCGCCCGTCGGTGATCTTCGGAGACGGCGGCGAGTTCGTCTCCTTCACGAAGAAGTTGACGACGCCGTACGTGACGGGGCTGCCCGGTGGCGGCCGGACGCGGTTTCAGCCGATCTGGGTCGGCGACCTCGTCCCGATGCTCGCCGACGCCGTCGACGACGACGAGCACGTCGGCAACACATACGAGATCGGCGGCCCCGAGGTGGTGACGCTGACCGAGGTGACGAAACTCGCCTACGAGGCGGACGGCAAGTCCGTCACCGTGCTTCCCGTCCCGATGGGGGTGGCGAAGATCGGCCTCTCCGCCGTCGGTCCCGTCCCGTTCGTCCCGTTTGGGCCCGACCAGGCGCGCTCGCTGCAGATGGACAACACCGTCGTCGAAAACGACGTCACGGCCTTCGGACGAGACGAGAGCGACCTGAAGACGCTCCCGGAGTACCTCGGACTCGAGCGCGAGACGGAGTCGGTGACGACCAAACGGACGGCCTGATAACGACGACCGTGCGTCGGTGCCGATGCGCCCGCGATTCGTCGTGGAGTGCGTCGGAGCACCGTCACTCCGACACGCCGACTCGCTGCCGGCGGTCCGCGTACTTCCGTGTCGACCGCCGCGAGCTTCGTTCGAAGCTAGTTATAAAAAAACTAACACCCTAGAGACGAACTATAGCATATCACAAGCGATTTGCCGCACAATAGTGGTGCTTTACGCCAATTTCCGCCGAAACGACAATATTTGTGAAATTCACACCATCACAAGGTTTATGTCCTTTATCGATCTGTTTTCAACGCAACGGAGCCCCCTAATCAACTATGAAGCTGGCGATGATCGGATTTGGACAGGCCGGTGGGAAAATCGTCGATCGATTCCTCGAGTACGACGAACGAACGGGAAGCGGGATCGTCCGTGCGGCGATCGCCGTCAACTCGGCGAAAGCCGACCTCATGGGACTCGATCGAATTCCCCAGGAGAATCGCGTCCTCATCGGGCAGGCTCGCGTGAAAGGCCACGGCGTCGGTGCGGACAACGAGCTCGGCGCGGAAATCGCCGAGGAGGACATCGACGAGGTACAGAACGCGATCGACGCGATCCCGACCCACGAGGTCGACGCGTTCCTCGTCGTCGCTGGAATGGGCGGCGGGACGGGATCGGGTGGCGCACCCGTCCTCGCGAAACACCTCAAGCGTATCTACACGATTCCCGTCTACGGACTCGGCGTGCTGCCGGGGACGGACGAGGGTGGTATCTACACGCTAAACGCCGCGCGCTCGTTCCAGACGTTCGTCCGCGAGGTGGACAACCTGATGGTCTTCGACAACGACTCCTGGCGAAAGGCCGGCGAGTCGGTCGAGGGCGGCTACGAGCAGATCA
Protein-coding sequences here:
- a CDS encoding succinylglutamate desuccinylase/aspartoacylase family protein, giving the protein MNAGSHTAAEVTLATLPSGADLTTTVHIYEGGGDGPTLYVQAAQHGREVNGTEVLRRFHDQLSLGSLSGTVIAVPVADPLTFDRVSYTTPEVLDSVNPNMNRVWPGDPSGSLHQRIAARLWEYVERADAVVDLHTGSPDMLPHVVYLEGDADSRALAAAFGTDLLLSEQAHDEASTEWHRRGFDGKLRVAAAREGIPSITPELAHNKQILEDAVECGVEGLFDVLRHLGMLEGPVPDRDQTVARNHLGQVTASASGLFRPKPTLELGQFVPAGTSVGTVYHPTTYETVHDAATDRTGILYALTKEATVTAGDKLASVALIREE
- a CDS encoding peptidylprolyl isomerase, translating into MSNPTATLHTSKGDIEIELYEERAPRTVGNFVGLATGDREWTDPETGDRVTDEPLYDDVLFHRIIDGFMIQTGDPTGTGRGGPGYQFDDEFHDELRHDDAGILSMANSGPNTNGSQFFITLDAQPHLDGRHAVFGEVIDGMDVVEEIGSVETGANDRPKEDILLESVTVHRD
- a CDS encoding DUF7522 family protein, with amino-acid sequence MASGLLPAETADQLVTTCRTAVGDSCRSVTYFTRDDFEQLYLREDLERDADLATFIGHEWRGFKTTQTAYEGSELGAYRYTIRVFDNGFLIRVTSDREGVFVTTDGLTLKDFEELATAINSVLEERDLT
- a CDS encoding DUF5813 family protein, translating into MTDDCPAPVERALEAHDAFEATDEGYELTTTVFETAVTATDAEGKRDGEFHVTISLPALDAAVAGETVADVVEDGWFETLERRLEDTFTVATTSTHEEPRVEREGDEVRVLLEYVAWNAREGVEDAKTLIEYVEGTYAQGIIPGYEYQGEAATLLENAQTRGQEAADGERGGMPL
- a CDS encoding Lrp/AsnC family transcriptional regulator; its protein translation is MVTAFVMIKANTGEADRLRDSIEAIEGVESAHIVAGDVDIIAKAHVETPAAVKDVAATQIQGIEGVEDTQTYIAMD
- a CDS encoding potassium channel family protein, with product MRFVIIGAGRVGLRTARVLRDEGHEVTLVERDEPRVRRARNQDFQVVVGDGSREDVLEDAGADEADALGALTGDLNANFAACMIANHYGCRTVMRIDEDYRENIYRKYADEVDEVIYPERLGAMGAKNALLGGTIRAIADIAQSLQIVELTITDDAPVRGYTISELELPANATLLAFGKRDGVLEIPTADESLETGDRLVVLADFDVLSDVRQILVGESPAVAAANAGSGGVN
- a CDS encoding Lrp/AsnC family transcriptional regulator, encoding MVHAFIMVKTAAGKSEGLLSEIRSLEPVGNAHIVAGNYDIITEVDTGEVYDVLDVASSKIQGLDGVSDTKTYIAMD
- a CDS encoding thiamine pyrophosphate-dependent enzyme, yielding MDRVIGERDLESVPFSAEEAIALYRDVVRTRQFDERALALQRRGWMSGYPPFRGQEGSQVGAAHALSADDWLFPTYRSNAMQIAYGVPMSDIFRFRRGHPEYASDHDLNVFPQSVPIATQIPHAAGAGMAATHADADHAVVCYFGDGATSEGDFHEGLNFAGVFDAPVVFFCENNGWAISMPSERQTASDTIAVKADAYGFEGVRVDGNDPLAVRETAADALERAREGTPVLVESLTYRQGAHTTSDDPSRYRFERDDLPEWRTADPLERYERYLREQEVLDDDLIETIHEDAAAEVDRAVEIAEETPHPDLEDVFEPVYERRPPRLAEQQAWLEEFATERDHGELEY
- the tmk gene encoding dTMP kinase, which translates into the protein MLITLEGLDGSGKTTVWEALHDVYPDATFTREPTNSWYGDAVYRSIEDDDADPLAELFLYTADHADHLSRVIEPALERGDLVISDRYSDSRYAYQGATLEGEVTRPMEYVIGIHRAFTVDPDLTLYLDVDPETAAARAGVTNKFERAEYLAAVRDNYERLLDRDAGRFVRIDATQPPEEVLERVEEVLERVLEE
- a CDS encoding complex I NDUFA9 subunit family protein — encoded protein: MNVLVAGGTGFIGTNLCAELHDRGHEVTALSRDPSGVDLPAGVETAMGDVGAYDSIAGTVADHDVVVNLVALSPLFQPPSGLSHESVHLRGTENLVRAAEEGDVERFVQMSALGADPNGDTAYIRAKGVAERVLRDSDLGWVILRPSVIFGDGGEFVSFTKKLTTPYVTGLPGGGRTRFQPIWVGDLVPMLADAVDDDEHVGNTYEIGGPEVVTLTEVTKLAYEADGKSVTVLPVPMGVAKIGLSAVGPVPFVPFGPDQARSLQMDNTVVENDVTAFGRDESDLKTLPEYLGLERETESVTTKRTA